The sequence below is a genomic window from Paenibacillus sp. DCT19.
GACAAGCTGCATGCCGTTCCAAACGTATACAATTATCTGGATATCGGGCACTCTGGCTGGCTTGGATGGGATACCAATCGTGCACCTGCCATTGCACTGTACACTAGTGTAGTGCAGGATACGGCAGCAGGTCTGCAAAGTGCCGATGGTTTTATTACGAATACAGCCAATACAACACCTCTGAATGAGCCAAATCTGCCTAATCCGGATCTGAACATTGGTGGACAACCGATTCGCTCCTCCAGTTTCTATGAATGGAACCCGTACTTTGATGAGACGGACTTCACTGCAGCGCTCTATTCTGGATTCGTTCAAGCAGGATGGCCGACCAGTACAGGCTTCCTCATTGATACCAGCCGTAACGGATGGGGCGGGGTGAACCGTCCAACATCGGCTACAGGCAGCAATATCAACGACTACGTGAATTCTGGACGGATCGATCGTCGTGATCACCGAGGCAACTGGTGTAATAACAGTGGCGCAGGTATAGGGGAAGCACCTAAAGCTGCTCCAGGTCCGGCGCATCTGGATGCGTATGTATGGGTGAAACCTCCAGGTGAATCGGATGGCTCCAGCTCCGAAATTCCGAATAATGAAGGCAAAGGCTTCGACCGGATGTGTGATCCTACCTTCATCACGCGGGATGGCGTATTAACAGGTGCATTACCTAATGCTCCAGTCTCGGGTCACTGGTTCCATGATCAATTCGTAACCTTGGTGAAAAATTCATTCCCTGTTCTGCCTGCAAGTAATGGTGGAGGCAACCCTCCGGGAGGTGGCGACACAGCTCCGGCAGCCCCATCCGCATTGACTGCTTCTGCGGGTAATGCTCAGGTGTCATTGACTTGGACTGCTTCTGCAGGTGCAACGAGTTATAGTGTGAAGCGTGCGCTAAGTCCTTCCGGACCGTTCACTACCATTGCAGCAAATGTAAGTGGAACGTCATTCAACAATACCGGTTTGATCAACGGCACAACGTATTATTATGTTGTCACCGCCAAGAATGCAGTAGGTGAAAGTGTTAATTCTACGACAGCCACAGCTACTCCGATAGCGGGTGTGACAACGCCAGCAGCACCGACAGCATTAACTGCAATGGCAGGCAACGCACAGGTTAACCTGACATGGACGGCCTCGGCAGGAGCGACAAGCTACAATGTGAAACGCGCAACAAGTGTAGCAGGTCCATTCACTACCATTGCGGCCAATGTGAGCGGAACCTCGTTCACCAACACAGGGCTGACGAATGGCACAACGTATCATTATGTAGTAACGGCTGTGAATACAGCAGGTGAAAGTGTTAACTCTGCTGCTGCTTCTGCTACACCTCAGAGTGTAGTTGTGCCAACGAGTGACCTCGTATTGCAGTATCGTGCAGGGGATACTAACGCAACAGATAGCCAGATCAAGCCATATTTTAATATCAAAAACGTGGGTACAACCGCTGTGAACTTGAGTGATCT
It includes:
- a CDS encoding glycoside hydrolase family 6 protein, with amino-acid sequence MKTKLKAKSRGKNALRKGVKQMLAATLLAAGIFPGMSSGIAQAAEARVDNPFVGATAYLNQDYSALVDTSIALTNDATLKAKMETVKSYPTAVWIDRIAAIYGGTDNAGRKSIEQHLDAVLAQKQPGVPITASFVIYNLPGRDCHALASNGELPLTQAALQTYKTDYIDVIADIFADPKYQDIRIVAIIEPDSLPNLVTNLSTPACAQASSTGIYEDGIKYALDKLHAVPNVYNYLDIGHSGWLGWDTNRAPAIALYTSVVQDTAAGLQSADGFITNTANTTPLNEPNLPNPDLNIGGQPIRSSSFYEWNPYFDETDFTAALYSGFVQAGWPTSTGFLIDTSRNGWGGVNRPTSATGSNINDYVNSGRIDRRDHRGNWCNNSGAGIGEAPKAAPGPAHLDAYVWVKPPGESDGSSSEIPNNEGKGFDRMCDPTFITRDGVLTGALPNAPVSGHWFHDQFVTLVKNSFPVLPASNGGGNPPGGGDTAPAAPSALTASAGNAQVSLTWTASAGATSYSVKRALSPSGPFTTIAANVSGTSFNNTGLINGTTYYYVVTAKNAVGESVNSTTATATPIAGVTTPAAPTALTAMAGNAQVNLTWTASAGATSYNVKRATSVAGPFTTIAANVSGTSFTNTGLTNGTTYHYVVTAVNTAGESVNSAAASATPQSVVVPTSDLVLQYRAGDTNATDSQIKPYFNIKNVGTTAVNLSDLKIRYYFSKEGTAAMDSAIDWAQVGASNIQRTFTDSYVELSFTSGAGSIQPGGQSGEIQLRMYKTDWSSFDESNDYSYDPTKTSYQDWSKVTLYQGGNLVWGIEP